A single region of the Nocardioides ochotonae genome encodes:
- the groL gene encoding chaperonin GroEL (60 kDa chaperone family; promotes refolding of misfolded polypeptides especially under stressful conditions; forms two stacked rings of heptamers to form a barrel-shaped 14mer; ends can be capped by GroES; misfolded proteins enter the barrel where they are refolded when GroES binds) — protein MPKILEFDEHARRSLERGVDALANAVKVTLGPKGRYVVLDKKWGAPTITNDGVSVAREIELDDPFENLGAQLAKEVATKTNDIAGDGTTTATVLAQAMVHEGLRAVAAGANPMGVKRGMDAAGEAVSKALLEAAREVDSKEDMASVATISSRDAHIGSLLAEAFDKVGKDGVITVEESNTMGTELEFTEGMQFDKGYISAYFVTDQERMEAVLDDPYILLHQGKISAITELLPLLEKVIQAGKPLFIIAEDVDGEALSTLVVNKIRGIFNAVAVKAPAFGDRRKAMLEDIAVLTGGQVVAPEIGLKLDQVGLEVLGQARRVVITKDDTTIVEGAGEAAAVEGRVAQIKAEIEATDSDWDREKLQERLAKLAGGVCVIKVGAATEVELKEKKHRIEDAVSATRAAIEEGIVAGGGSALIHAVSVLDDNLGLTGDEAVGVRVVRNSAVEPLRWIAENGGENGYVVTTKVREGFEANGFTFGFNAATGEYGDLVAQGVLDPVKVTRSALVNATSIAAMLLTTETLVVEKPAEEEEPAAGGHGHGHGH, from the coding sequence ATGCCCAAGATCCTGGAGTTCGACGAGCACGCCCGTCGCTCGCTCGAGCGCGGCGTCGACGCGCTCGCCAACGCCGTCAAGGTGACCCTCGGCCCCAAGGGCCGCTACGTCGTCCTGGACAAGAAGTGGGGCGCCCCGACCATCACGAACGACGGCGTCTCCGTCGCCCGTGAGATCGAGCTGGACGACCCGTTCGAGAACCTCGGTGCCCAGCTCGCCAAGGAGGTGGCCACCAAGACCAACGACATCGCCGGTGACGGCACGACCACCGCCACGGTGCTCGCCCAGGCGATGGTCCACGAGGGTCTGCGCGCCGTCGCGGCCGGCGCCAACCCGATGGGTGTCAAGCGCGGCATGGACGCCGCCGGCGAGGCCGTCAGCAAGGCACTGCTCGAGGCCGCCCGCGAGGTCGACTCCAAGGAGGACATGGCCTCGGTCGCCACGATCTCCAGCCGCGACGCCCACATCGGCTCGCTGCTCGCCGAGGCCTTCGACAAGGTCGGCAAGGACGGTGTCATCACCGTCGAGGAGTCCAACACCATGGGCACCGAGCTGGAGTTCACCGAGGGCATGCAGTTCGACAAGGGCTACATCTCGGCGTACTTCGTGACCGACCAGGAGCGCATGGAGGCCGTCCTCGACGACCCCTACATCCTCCTGCACCAGGGCAAGATCTCGGCGATCACCGAGCTGCTGCCGCTGCTGGAGAAGGTCATCCAGGCCGGCAAGCCGCTGTTCATCATCGCCGAGGACGTCGACGGCGAGGCGCTGTCGACCCTGGTGGTCAACAAGATCCGCGGCATCTTCAACGCCGTCGCGGTCAAGGCCCCCGCCTTCGGTGACCGCCGCAAGGCCATGCTCGAGGACATCGCGGTCCTGACCGGCGGTCAGGTCGTCGCCCCGGAGATCGGCCTCAAGCTCGACCAGGTCGGCCTCGAGGTCCTCGGCCAGGCGCGTCGCGTGGTCATCACCAAGGACGACACCACGATCGTCGAGGGCGCCGGCGAGGCCGCTGCCGTCGAGGGCCGCGTCGCCCAGATCAAGGCCGAGATCGAGGCCACGGACTCCGACTGGGACCGTGAGAAGCTCCAGGAGCGTCTCGCGAAGCTCGCCGGTGGCGTGTGCGTGATCAAGGTCGGCGCCGCCACCGAGGTGGAGCTGAAGGAGAAGAAGCACCGCATCGAGGACGCCGTCTCCGCGACGCGTGCCGCGATCGAGGAGGGCATCGTCGCCGGTGGCGGCTCCGCCCTCATCCACGCGGTGTCCGTGCTCGACGACAACCTCGGCCTCACCGGCGACGAGGCGGTCGGCGTGCGCGTGGTCCGCAACTCCGCGGTCGAGCCGCTGCGCTGGATCGCCGAGAACGGTGGCGAGAACGGCTACGTCGTGACCACCAAGGTCCGCGAGGGCTTCGAGGCCAACGGCTTCACCTTCGGCTTCAACGCCGCGACCGGCGAGTACGGCGACCTGGTCGCCCAGGGCGTCCTCGACCCGGTCAAGGTCACCCGCTCGGCGCTCGTCAACGCGACCTCGATCGCCGCGATGCTGCTGACGACCGAGACCCTGGTCGTCGAGAAGCCTGCTGAGGAGGAGGAGCCCGCGGCCGGCGGTCACGGGCACGGTCACGGCCACTGA
- the groES gene encoding co-chaperone GroES gives MSVSIKPLEDRIVVKPLEAEQTTASGLVIPDTAKEKPQEGEVVAIGPGRFNEDGDERIPMDIAVGDKVIYSKYGGTEVKYSGQEFLILSARDVLAIVS, from the coding sequence GTGTCGGTCAGCATCAAGCCCCTCGAGGACCGGATCGTCGTCAAGCCGCTCGAAGCGGAGCAGACCACGGCCTCTGGCCTGGTCATCCCGGACACCGCCAAGGAGAAGCCCCAGGAGGGCGAGGTCGTGGCGATCGGTCCCGGCCGCTTCAACGAGGACGGCGACGAGCGCATCCCCATGGACATCGCCGTGGGTGACAAGGTCATCTACAGCAAGTACGGCGGCACCGAGGTCAAGTACTCCGGCCAGGAGTTCCTGATCCTCTCGGCCCGCGACGTGCTCGCGATCGTTTCCTGA
- a CDS encoding class I SAM-dependent methyltransferase, producing the protein MDLDAFRWLLTDEGQRLLARAEELADLDPLRAQTPLRRLAAPEHAAAAVTQAVLRRRAVAKFGADAARMYFTPDGLEQATRAPVAAHRAARLTAFGARTVIDLGCGIGGDLLASARAGMTAAGVDLDPLRVEVARANLAALGLEGAAMVADATTLDTAPFDVAYADPARRSARGRSFDVDDWTPPWSFVERLLARDSCVKVAPGIPHALVPAGVEAEWVSDHGEVKEAALWSGRLATVARRATVIAEHGLATLTDEEDPGAAAVGVGPVQRYLHEPDGAVVRAGLVTAVAALTGGTLIDEHIAYVTSPDASPTPYARSYEVLEELPYREKPLRAALRARGIGTLTIKKRGVDVVPEQLRKRLALDGDTPATLVMTRVAGAGTALLVRPL; encoded by the coding sequence GTGGACCTCGACGCCTTCCGCTGGCTGCTCACCGACGAGGGGCAGCGACTGCTGGCCCGCGCCGAGGAGCTCGCCGACCTCGACCCGCTCCGCGCCCAGACGCCGCTGCGCCGCCTCGCCGCCCCCGAGCACGCCGCCGCCGCGGTCACCCAGGCGGTCCTACGACGCCGCGCGGTCGCGAAGTTCGGCGCCGACGCGGCCCGCATGTACTTCACCCCGGACGGGCTCGAGCAGGCCACCCGCGCCCCGGTGGCCGCGCACCGGGCGGCGCGCCTCACGGCGTTCGGCGCCCGCACCGTGATCGACCTCGGGTGCGGCATCGGCGGCGACCTGCTCGCCTCCGCGCGCGCCGGGATGACCGCCGCCGGGGTGGACCTGGACCCGCTGCGCGTCGAGGTCGCCCGCGCCAACCTGGCCGCGCTCGGCCTGGAGGGCGCCGCGATGGTCGCCGACGCGACCACCCTCGACACCGCGCCGTTCGACGTGGCGTACGCCGACCCGGCGCGCCGCAGCGCGCGGGGCCGCTCCTTCGACGTCGACGACTGGACCCCGCCGTGGTCCTTCGTCGAGCGGCTGCTGGCGCGCGACTCCTGCGTGAAGGTCGCCCCGGGCATCCCGCACGCCCTGGTCCCGGCCGGCGTCGAGGCCGAGTGGGTGAGCGACCACGGCGAGGTCAAGGAGGCCGCCCTGTGGTCGGGCCGGCTGGCGACCGTGGCGCGTCGCGCGACCGTCATCGCCGAGCACGGCCTGGCGACCCTGACCGACGAGGAGGACCCCGGCGCCGCCGCGGTCGGCGTCGGCCCGGTGCAGCGCTACCTCCACGAGCCCGACGGCGCCGTCGTGCGCGCCGGGCTGGTGACGGCGGTCGCCGCGCTCACCGGCGGCACCCTGATCGACGAGCACATCGCCTACGTGACCTCGCCGGACGCCTCCCCCACGCCGTACGCGCGCTCGTACGAGGTGCTCGAGGAGCTGCCCTACCGCGAGAAGCCGCTGCGCGCCGCGCTGCGGGCCCGCGGCATCGGCACCCTGACCATCAAGAAGCGCGGCGTGGACGTCGTGCCCGAGCAGCTGCGCAAGCGGCTGGCCCTGGACGGCGACACGCCGGCGACCCTGGTGATGACGAGGGTCGCCGGCGCGGGCACGGCACTGCTGGTGCGTCCACTCTGA